The genomic window GATGATCCGCGCCGGCGATGCGGAGGTTGTCGTGGCGGGCGGTATGGAGAATATGAGCAACGCGCCCTATCTGCTGCCGCAGGCCCGCTTCGGCTACCGGCTCGGCAACGGCGAGATCGTCGACTCGACTGTTCACGATGGGCTGTGGTGCGCCGTCGAGTGCCATCACATGGGCATGAGCGCCGAATGGGTCGCCCAGGAGTTCGGCATTACCCGCGAGCAGCAAGACGCCTTCGCGCTGCGCTCGCATCAGCGCGCGGTAGCGGCGCAGGACGGCGGCAAGTTTGCCCGCGAGATCGTGCCGATCGAGATTCCGGGCAAGAAGGGCCAGGTGACACGTATCGAGGCCGACGAGCCTGTCCGGCGCGATAGCGATGCCAGGCAGTTGGCCGGGCTGCGATTGGCCTTCAAGTCCGAGGGCGGTACCGTCACCGCTGGCAACGCGCCCGGCATCACCGACGGCGCAGCGGCGCTGGTGCTGATGAGTGCGGCGAAGGCGCGCGAGCTTGGCCTGACGCCCCTGGCGCGGGTGACGGGCTATGCCCAGGCTGCGGTTAAGCCCCTGGAGCTGTTCACTGCGCCGCCGTACGCGGTACAGCGCCTACTTGAGAAGACGAACACCCGGCTGGACGACTACGATCTCTTCGAGATTAACGAGGCGTTCGCGGCGCAGGCGCTAGCGAACGTCAAGGCGCTCGACCTCGATCAGGATCGGCTCAACGTCAACGGCGGCGCGATTGCGCTCGGCCATCCGATTGGCGCGTCGGGCGCGCGCGTGCTGGTGACGCTGCTCCACGCGCTTCAAGATCGCGGCGGACAACGCGGCATCGCAAGTCTCTGCTTGGGCGGCGGTGAGGCTGTGGCGCTGGCCGTCGAGCTAATCTAACGCCCGATTCGCCTGCGAAGAACATAGAGGATCAACTTCCCCATCTCCTGTCGCCGCTCAGGCGGGCTTCCGCCTGAGCGCGGGGAAGGGGGCGGCGAGCAGCGCCGGGGGCGAGGGCCTGAACAACAACTTGTTGCATCCACCTAAGCGCCCGTATCGCAATACGATTAACACCATTCCTTGCTTAATCAACAAAGAGTCGGTATAATCCGCCTCAATCGATCTCCAATTTCCGCCCCCTCTTCTGCAAGATCGAAACCCACTACATAACACCCTTTGTGTCGGCGTGCCGCTGAGATTGATCAGCGTCACAGTGTAGTCGTGTACCCCTCGTCATGCCCTCGTCTTAATCCGTTCAGTTTGTAGCGCCCTGAGCTGGCGTTAACAACCAAAGGAGAGAATGGATGCACTCCCCCCGTTACCTGTTCGCCGTGGCAGCCCTCTTGCTGTCGACCCTGTTGAGCACCGGCATCGGCCAGGCCAGCCAGACCGCCCAGAGTCAGGCGGCTCCGATCCGCCTGAAAGCCGCCACATTCACCCCTGCCCGTGGCGAAGCGCCCGCGATTCCCCCCGGCCTGACCCGCGCCGGATACGCTGAAGGCGAGCGCGGCTACTATATCGTGCAGTTCGGTGGTCCCGTCGAGCAGGCATGGAAAGATCAGGTCAGCGCCGCAGGCGCGGAGCTGCTGGACTATATCCCAGATTTCGCGTTCAAAGTCCGCATGAACCCGGCGCAGGCCCGCCGCGTCGAGCAGTTGGGCAACGTGGCCTGGGTTGGCGTGTTCCACCCGGCCTACAAGCTCAGCCCGAACCTCAAGCGCGACGGCGCTCAGCTCTACAACGTGCGTGTCGAGCGCGGCGCGGATGCCGGACAGGCTGCCGCCGCGATTGCTCGGACCAGCGCGCAGGTGATCGGACGCCAGGGCAGCTACCTCGTCGTCGCGGCGGACGCTGCGCAGCTCGACGCGATTGCGCGGGTGCTCGATGTCGCCTGGGTCGAGAACTTCTTGCTGCCTGAGAAGCACAACCAGTACGGCGCGGGCGCGATCATGGGCGCGAATACCGCCAACGCCAGCGGCTACGACGGCTCGACGCAGACCGTAGCGGTCGCCGACACCGGCATTGGCAACGGCACCACGACGGGCGCGCATGGCGATATTCCCGCCAGCCGTGTCACCGCAGTTTATAACTGGGTTGGCGTCACCGACTTCTGCTTCCAGACGATCGTCGACGACGGCGCGCAGGATGTCGATAGCGGTCACGGCACGCACGTGGCAGGCTCGGTGCTCAGTGACGGCGACGCCAGCGGCGCGAACAAGGGCACCGCTCCCGCAGCACGGCTCGTCTTCCAGGCCACCGAGAACTGGGTTCGCACGTCGTCGTTCTGCAAGAACTTCTACGGCTACATGGACGATTACTACCTGACGGGGCTGCCAGCCGATCTGCGCCAGCTCTTCCAGCAGGCGTACGACGCCAACGCGCGCATCCATGCCAACTCGTGGGGCAGCGCGGCGGCGGGCGACTACACCGCCTATAGCGCCAACGCCGACGATTTCATCTGGAATCATCGCGACATGACGATCACCTTCTCGGCGGGCAACGAGGGCATCGACGCCAATGCCAACGGTGAGATCGACAACGACTCGACCGGCTCACCGGCCACCGCCAAGAACGTGATCACCGTTGGCGCGAGCGAGAACGACCGCCAGGGTCACTACGAGTGCGACTCCAGCACGACCTACACCTCGCGCGATACCAGCTACCAGTCGGGCCAGACCTGCGCCAGCATGGGCTTCAATAACTTCCTGGGCACGTACGGCCAGCGCTGGGGCAGCGACTATCCCGCCAATCCGATCGCCAGCGACCCGACGGCAGGCAACAAAGAGCAGATGGCGGCCTTCTCCAGCCGTGGCCCGACCGACGACGGACGCATCAAGCCCGATGTTGTCGCCCCCGGCACCTGGATTCTCTCGACCTACTCCGACCTGCACCAGGAGGGCTACGGCGATCCGCTCAATCCGCAGAACAACGCTTTCCAGTCCGACGGCTGGGGCATGCCGGTCAACGGGCAGTACAAGTACTTCGGCGGCACCTCGATGTCGAACCCGCTGACGGCGGGCGCGGCGGCAGTGGTGCGCGACTACTACCAGAAGGCGCATAGCGTCAGCGCCAGCTCGGCCCTGACCAAGGCCACGCTGATCAACTCCGCCGTCGATCTGCTCGACGAGAACAACGACGGCGCGAGCGACAACGACTATCCGATTCCCAACGTCCACGAGGGCTGGGGCCGCGTCAACGTCGCCAAGGCGACCGACGGCAGCCTCCAGTTCGTCGAGCAGACGACCGGCCTGAGCACCAACGGCACCGCGACCTACCAGGCGAACGTCACAGGCGGCGCTCTGCTCAAAGTCTCGCTGGTCTGGAGCGACTACGCTTCGACCGAGGCCGCGACCAAGAATCTGGTCAACGACCTGGATCTGACGCTCACCGCGCCGAACGGCACGATCTATCGCGGCAACGTCTTCGGCGGCGGCTGGTCGGCAACCGGCGGCACGGCGGATCGCACCAACAACGTCGAGAATGCGTACATCCAGTCGGCGGCAGCCGGCACCTGGACGATCCAGGTACGCGGCTACAACGTGCCGAACGGCGCGCAGCCCTTTGCGCTGGTTGTCGACGGCGGCGCGCTCACCACACCGCCACCACCGGCCCCGATGCACGTCGGCGACCTCGACGCCACCCGCGCGCTCGTCAGCAGCCGCGCCTGGCAGGCTACCGTGACGACGACCGTCCACGATGCGAGCCACGGCGCAATCGCTAATGCGACTGTCACCGGCTCGTGGAGCGGCGGCATTACCGGCACCGGCACCTGCACGACGAACGCCTCCGGCCAGTGCAGCGTCACCAGCGGTAACATCTCGACCAAGAACGCCAGCGCGACGTTTACGGTAACGAATGTGACGCAGGCCTCGTACACCTACCAGTCGTCGAGCAACCACGATCCCGACGGCGACAGCAACGGCACGGCGATCACCGTCGCCAGGCCGTAGCCCTCCATCCGTCGCTGCTACATTCAGGCTGATACCGCGAAACCTCCTGCGCTAGATTGCCAGGAGGTTTCGTCGTAGACAGGATCAGCTACATACTCCGGCGCAAAAACGACGTGCGACGATAGCGGATCACCCGATCCGATGACCACGGCGCTTCAGGAGCCATCGTCAGGCTTGCCAGCGCCAGCAGCACCGTATCGTAGTTGACACGCCAGCCCGCGAAGTCGCGCCAGGCCCGATCGCGATCCGCCTTCAGCTCCACGCCCGCCGCCGCCATCTGCTCGCACGCCGCGTCGAACTCCGCCCGCGACACGCTGATCGGATCGTCGGGCGCGGGATTGCGATCGTACGGGATGCGAAAGAAATCGGCGATCGTCTGTAGCGCCAGGTAGCCCGCCCGCAGACATAGATCCGCCTGCGAGTCGCGCGGTACGGCCACGACCGCGTTGACCAGCGCCGCAGCGTCCAGCACCGCGCCCGCCGCCGTGACCCAGGAGTGCTCAGGATGCGGCGAGCGAAAAAACGCCAGTGCGGCCAGCGATGTATGGCTCTCCTCAAGATCGACAAACCAGATCTCCCACGAGGTCCACAACTGATTTAGCAGATGCAGGCG from Herpetosiphonaceae bacterium includes these protein-coding regions:
- a CDS encoding acetyl-CoA C-acetyltransferase, with the protein product MATLQDRDTVIVSGARTPIGRFGGGLAAIPAPQLGGYAIKAAVERAGIDPSVVDEVIMGNVLQAGEGQAPARQAALKGGLPSSVGALTINKVCGSGLKAVMLAAAMIRAGDAEVVVAGGMENMSNAPYLLPQARFGYRLGNGEIVDSTVHDGLWCAVECHHMGMSAEWVAQEFGITREQQDAFALRSHQRAVAAQDGGKFAREIVPIEIPGKKGQVTRIEADEPVRRDSDARQLAGLRLAFKSEGGTVTAGNAPGITDGAAALVLMSAAKARELGLTPLARVTGYAQAAVKPLELFTAPPYAVQRLLEKTNTRLDDYDLFEINEAFAAQALANVKALDLDQDRLNVNGGAIALGHPIGASGARVLVTLLHALQDRGGQRGIASLCLGGGEAVALAVELI
- a CDS encoding S8 family serine peptidase, yielding MHSPRYLFAVAALLLSTLLSTGIGQASQTAQSQAAPIRLKAATFTPARGEAPAIPPGLTRAGYAEGERGYYIVQFGGPVEQAWKDQVSAAGAELLDYIPDFAFKVRMNPAQARRVEQLGNVAWVGVFHPAYKLSPNLKRDGAQLYNVRVERGADAGQAAAAIARTSAQVIGRQGSYLVVAADAAQLDAIARVLDVAWVENFLLPEKHNQYGAGAIMGANTANASGYDGSTQTVAVADTGIGNGTTTGAHGDIPASRVTAVYNWVGVTDFCFQTIVDDGAQDVDSGHGTHVAGSVLSDGDASGANKGTAPAARLVFQATENWVRTSSFCKNFYGYMDDYYLTGLPADLRQLFQQAYDANARIHANSWGSAAAGDYTAYSANADDFIWNHRDMTITFSAGNEGIDANANGEIDNDSTGSPATAKNVITVGASENDRQGHYECDSSTTYTSRDTSYQSGQTCASMGFNNFLGTYGQRWGSDYPANPIASDPTAGNKEQMAAFSSRGPTDDGRIKPDVVAPGTWILSTYSDLHQEGYGDPLNPQNNAFQSDGWGMPVNGQYKYFGGTSMSNPLTAGAAAVVRDYYQKAHSVSASSALTKATLINSAVDLLDENNDGASDNDYPIPNVHEGWGRVNVAKATDGSLQFVEQTTGLSTNGTATYQANVTGGALLKVSLVWSDYASTEAATKNLVNDLDLTLTAPNGTIYRGNVFGGGWSATGGTADRTNNVENAYIQSAAAGTWTIQVRGYNVPNGAQPFALVVDGGALTTPPPPAPMHVGDLDATRALVSSRAWQATVTTTVHDASHGAIANATVTGSWSGGITGTGTCTTNASGQCSVTSGNISTKNASATFTVTNVTQASYTYQSSSNHDPDGDSNGTAITVARP